Within Micromonospora narathiwatensis, the genomic segment CCTACTTCCTCCAGCTCCGCGGCCTGGAGAACAAGCAGGTCCAGCTGAGCCTCTGGCAGTTCATCACGGTCGGCGACCTCAAGGTGGACTTCGGGCTGCTCTTCGACCCGCTGGCCGCGGTCTTCGTTCTGCTGATCACCGGGGTGGGCTTCCTGATCCACCTCTACGCGGTCGAGTACATGGCGCACGACGAGGGCCGGCGACGGTTCTTCGGGTACTTCAACCTCTTCGTCGCCGCGATGCTGCTGCTGGTGCTCGGCAACAACTACGTGATGCTCTACTTCGGCTGGGAGGGCGTCGGTCTGGCGTCGTACCTGCTGATCTCCTTCTGGTACGGCCGGCCGAGCGCGGCCACCGCCGGCAAGAAGGCGTTCCTGATGAACCGGGTCGGCGACGCCGGCCTGGCCATCGGCATCTTCGTCCTGTTCGCCCAGCTCGGCAGCACGCAGTACGACGACGTGTTCAACGGGGTCGGCGCGCTGAGCCAGACCACGGTGCTGGTGCTCGGCCTGCTGCTGCTGCTCGGCGCGACCGGCAAGTCCGGCCAGTTCCCGCTCCAGGCGTGGCTGCCGGACGCGATGGAGGGCCCGACCCCGGTCTCCGCGCTCATCCACGCGGCCACCATGGTCACCGCGGGCGTCTACCTGATCGCCCGCTCCAACCCGATCTTCTCGGCGAACGAGACGCTCCAGCTCGTGGTGGTCAGCGTCGGCGCGGTCACCCTGCTGATGGGCTGCCTCATCGGCGCGGCCAAGGACGACATCAAGCGGGTGCTGGCCTGGTCCACGGTGAGCCAGATCGGCTACATGTTCGTCGGCGTCGGCCTGGGCGGCGCGGCGTACGCGCTGGCCATCGTGCACCTGCTGGCGCACGGCTTCTTCAAGGCCAACATGTTCCTCGGCGCCGGCTCGGTCATGCACGGCATGCACGACCAGGTGGACATCCGCCGCTTCGGCGCGCTGGCGAAGCACATGAAGGTCACCTGGCTGACCTTCATGATGGGCTGGCTGGCCATCATCGGCATCCCGCCGCTCTCCGGCTACTTCTCGAAGGAGCCGATCATCGCGGCGGCGTTCGAGCGGGGGGACTGGACGTCCTGGCTGTTCGGTGGCGCCGCGCTGCTCGGCGCCGGGCTCACCGCCTTCTACATGACCCGGCTCTTCGTGCTCACCTTCCACGGCCCGGCCCGCTGGACCGAGGACATCGAGCACCCGCACGAGTCGCCGAGGCTGATGACGGTCCCGCTGATCCTGCTGGCGATCGGCTCGATCGCGGCCGGCGCGCTGATGGCCACCACCGTGCCGGACTGGCTCACCGCCACCGCCGGCCTCGGCGGCGAGCACGCGGAGCACGAACCGGTCCTCGCGCACTGGCTGATCACCGTGCTGTCGATCCTGATCACCGTGCTCGGCGCCGGACTGGCCTGGATGCTGTTCCGCAACGGCACGGCCACCGAGCCGCAGCCGGCCGGCGTGCTGGTCACCGCCGCCCGCAAGAACCTCTACACGGACGCCGTCAACGAGGCGGTCTTCGAGAAGCCGGGCATCTTCCTCACCCGGGCGCTGGTCTTCCTCGACAACCGGGGCGTCGACGGGCTGGTCAACGGCCTGGCCGCCGCGGTCGGCGGGGGCTCGGGCCGGCTCCGGCGGCTGCAGACCGGTTTCGTGCGGTCGTACGCGACCTCGATCCTGACCGGTGCGCTGCTCGTGGTGGCGGCGTTCCTGGCCGTGCAGGCGGGGTGGCTGGCGTGATCGACCTCAACGCGGCCGCCCCCGCCGGCGGGCCACGCAGTCACGACGGAGGTAAGGCCGAATAATGTCCAACTTCCCGTTCCTCTCGGTGCTGACCGTGGCACCGCTGGTCGGCGCCCTGGTCGTGGCACTGTTGCCACGCCGCCGGCCGGACCTGGCCAAACTGGTGGCGTTCGGCTGGTCGCTGCTGGTCCTGGTGCTGTCGGTGGTCATGTGGATCGCCTTCCAGGCCGACGGTGACCGGTTCCAGTTCCGCGAGTCGTACGCGTGGATCCCGAACTGGGGGGTCAACTTCACCTTCGCGGCCGACGGCATCGCGCTGGTCATGCTGATGCTGATCGCGATCCTGGTGCCGCTGGTGATCCTGGCCTCCTGGCACGACGCCGAGTCGTCGAAGCGTTCGGTGCCGGTCTACTTCGCGCTGCTGCTCATCCTCGAATGCACGATGATCGGCGTCTTCGCCGCCGCCGACGTCTTCCTGTTCTACGTGTTCTTCGAGGTCATGCTGGTGCCGATGTACTTCCTCATCGGCAGCTACGGCGGCCACCAGCGGCAGTACGCGGCGGTCAAGTTCTTCCTCTACTCCCTGGTCGGCGGCCTGTTCATGCTGGCCGCGGTGATCGGCCTCTGGGTGGTCGGTGGGAAGACCTTCGACTGGCAGGCGCTGAGCCAGGCCGAGATCGCCACCAACACGGCCCGCTGGCTGTTCCTCGGCTTCTTCCTCGCGTTCGCGATCAAGGCGCCGTTCTTCCCGTTCCACACCTGGCTGCCGGACGCCGGTGGCGCGGCCCCGGCCGGCGCGGCGGCGCTGCTGGTCGGCGTGCTGGACAAGGTCGGCACCTTCGGGATCCTGCGGTACTGCCTGCCGCTCTTCCCCGAGGCGTCGAGGTGGTTCGCCCCGTGGGCGCTGGCGCTGGGCCTGATCGGCATCATCTACGCCGCGCTGCTGGCGGTCGGGCAGAACGACCTCAAGCGGCTGGTGTCGTACACCTCGATCGCGCACTTCGGCTTCATCGGGGTCGGCATCTTCGCCTTCACCACCCAGGCCGGCACCGGCGCGGTGCTCTACATGCTCAACCACGGTCTGGCCACCGGCCTGCTCTTCCTGGTGGTGGGCATGCTGATCGCCCGCCGCGGCTCGGCGCTGATCAGCGACTTCGGCGGCGCGGGCAAGCTGGTGCCGGTGCTGGCCGGGGTGCTCTTCTTCGCCGGTCTCGCGTCGCTGGCGCTGCCCGGCACCGCGCCGTTCATCTCCGAGTTCCTGGTGCTGATCGGCACGTTCACCACCAACAAGCCGGTCGCGGTGATCGCCACGCTCGGCATCATCCTGGCCGCGGCGTACGTGCTGTGGATGGTGCAGCGCACCACCCAGGGCACCCTCAACCCGGCCCTGACCGAGGTGGAGGGCATGCGCCGTGACCTCAGCCTGCGCGAGAAGATCGTGGTCGCCCCGCTGATCGCGCTGATCGTGCTGCTCGGCTTCTATCCCAAGCCGGTCACCGATGTCATCAACCCTGCCGTCAAGGCGACCATGCAGGACGTCGGTCGGACCGACCCCGCCCCGACGGTCGGCAGCGTCCAGGAGGCCGCGAAATGACCGAGTTGAAGTTGCCGTCGATCGACTATGCGGCGCTCGCTCCGATCCTGATCATGCTGGGTGCGGCGCTGTTCGGCGTCCTGGTCGAGGCGTTCGTGCCGCGGCGCCTGCGCAACCCGGTGCAGCTGCTGCTCGCCCTGGCGGCCGTGTTCGCCGCGCTGACCATGGTGATCCTCAACGCCGACGACCGGCTGCTCACCGCCGGTCAGGCCATCGCGGTGGACGGGCCGACGCTCTTCCTCCAGGGTGCGATCCTCATCCTGGCCGCGATGGCGCTGTTGCTGATCGGTGAGCGGGCGGTGGAGCGGGGCGGGGCCTTCGTGGCCCACGCCGCGGTCACCGCCGACTCGGTCGACGACCGGCGGCAGGCCGAGCGGGCCGGCGGCACCACAGAGGTGTACCCGCTGACCACGTTCGCGATCGGCGGCATGCTGATCTTCGTGGCGGCGAACGACCTGCTGACCATGTTCATCGCGCTCGAGGTCTTCTCGCTGCCGCTCTACCTGCTCTGCGCGCTGGCCCGTCGCCGGCGGCTGCTGAGCCAGGAGGCCGCGCTGAAGTACTTCATGCTCGGCGCGTACGCCTCGGCGTTCTTCCTGTTCGGCGTGGCGCTGATCTACGGCTTCACCTCGGGCGTGCCGGGCCGGTCGGCCGGCGTCGACTTCGCCACCGTGCACGTCGCGGTCACCGAGTCCTCGTCCAGCCAGGTGCTGCTCTTCGCCGGCATGGCGCTGCTCGCGATCGGCCTGCTCTTCAAGGCCGCCGCCGCACCGTTCCACGTCTGGACGCCGGACGTCTACCAGGGCGCTCCGACCCCGGTGACCGGCTTCATGGCCGCCTGCACCAAGGTCGCCGCCTTCGGCGCCCTGCTGCGGGTCTTCCACGTCGCCTTCGCCGGGGCCGCCTGGGACTTCACCCCGGTGCTCGGCGCGCTGGCGGTGCTGACCATGCTGGTCGGCGCGGTCCTGGCGGTCACCCAGACCGACATCAAGCGGCTGCTGGCGTACTCGTCGATCGCGAACGCCGGCTACCTGCTGGTGGGCGTGCTCGCGCCGAGCAAGGACGGGCTCTCCGGCACGATGTTCTACCTGGTCGCGTACGGCTTCTCGGTGCTCGCCGCGTTCGCCGTGGTGACCCTGGTCCGGGACGCCGACGGGGAGGCCACCCACCTGTCCCGCTGGGCCGGGCTGGGCCGCCGGTCGCCGTTCTTCGCCGCGATCTTCACCTTCATCCTGCTGGCCTTCGCCGGTATCCCGCTCACCAGCGGGTTCACCAGCAAGTTCGCGATCTTCGCGCCGGCGTTGGACGCGAACCAGACCTGGCTGGTGATCGCCGGTGTGCTGACCAGCATGGTGCTGGCCTTCCCGTACCTGCGGGTCGTGGTGATGATGTGGCTCTCCGAGCCGGGCGAGTCGACCCCGACCGTCGCCATTCCGGGCGCGCTCACCTCGGCGGCCCTGGTCATCGGGGTACTGGCCACCCTGGTCCTGGGGGTCGCCCCGGCACCGCTGCTCGACCTGGCCAACGGTGCCGCCGAATTCGTGCGATGACAGTCGTTCTCCCTCCGGGGGCCGGTACGCCGTGGCGTGCCGGCCCCCGGTTCGTATCCCCTTTCCGGGCTGGTCGAACGGGTGTGGCATGGTGGAAGGCGTGGTGATTCCGGCTGGCGAGCGTTCAGGTGTCACCGGCTCCGGCGGTCGTCGGAGGCCGGACGGCACGGGTCAGTTCGGCGCGCTCGGCCTGGACCTCGCCGACCCGCGCGTCGAGGCGTCCGTGCTGGGGCTGCTTGACCAGGTCGAGAGCGAGTTGCGGGCCAGCGTGGCCAGCGCCGACCCGCTCGTCACCGAGGCGGCCCGGCACCTGCTCGAGGCCGGGGGGAAGCGGTTCCGGCCGCTGCTGGTGGCGCTGGGCGCCCAGTTCGGTGACCCGACCTGCGCGCAGGTCGTACCGGCCGCCGTGGTGATGGAGCTCACTCACCTGGCGACGCTCTACCACGACGACGTGATGGACGAGGCGGCCGTGCGGCGGGGCGCCCCGAGCGCCAACTCCCGTTGGACCAACTCGGTCGCGATCCTGGTCGGCGACTACCTCTTCGCCCGGGCCGCGGACATCGCGGCCGACCTCGGCCCCGAGGCCGTACGCCTCCAGGCCCGCACCTTCGCCCGGCTGGTGCACGGGCAGATCGCCGAGACGGTCGGCCCGCGCGACGCCGACCCGGTCGCGCACTACCTCCAGGTCATCGCCGAGAAGACCGGGTCGCTGATCGCCACCTCGGCCCGCTTCGGCGGCATGTTCGGCGGTGCCTCCGCCGAGCACATCGAGGCCCTGGCCGGGTACGGCGAGATCATCGGGGTGGCCTTCCAGCTCTCCGACGACCTGCTCGACATCGCTTCCGAGTCGATGCAGTCCGGCAAGACGCCGGGCACCGACCTGCGGGAGGGCGTACCGACCCTGCCGGTGCTCTACGCGCTCGCCTCGGACGACTCCGACGCCGCCTCGGTGCGGCTGCGGGAGATCCTGGCCACCGGTCCGCTGGTCGACGAGGCGCTGCACGCCGAGGCGCTCGGCCTGCTCCGCGAGTCCCCCGCGCTCAAGCGTGCCCGGGAGACGGTCCGCGGCTACGCCGAGGACGCCCGCGCCCGGCTCGCCCCGCTGCCCGACGGCCCGGCCCGCAGCGCACTCGAATCCCTCTGCGACTACATCGCCGACCGCACCAGCTGACCGACCCGCTAGCGGCGGGACAGGAGGCGGCTGGCGGCGAGCATGAGGACGGCGGCCACCAGCATGGCGACCGCGGCCGTCGCCCACATGCTGGGGTAGCCGAGCTGACCGGCCACGGCGCCGAGGCCCAGCGGGCCGAGGCAGCCGCCCGCGTACACCCCGGTCTGGGTGATCGAGGTGGCGGCGGCCGGGGCCTGCGGGTGGAGCTTGACCACCGCGAAGTTCATCAGCCCGGGCCAGGCCCAGCCGAGCCCGAAGCCGAGCACCACGCCGGCCACCAGCGGCACGGCGCCGGCCAGGGCCAGCAGGGCCAGCCCGACCGCGCCGACCACCAGCATCCCGGCGATCAGCGCGACGTGCCCGGTGGCCCGGCGGTCGGCGAGCCAGCCGGCACCGACCCGAGCCACCACGCAGACCGCGCTGCCCAGGGTCAGGGTGAGGCCGGCCAGGGCCGGTGACAGCCCGCGTCCGGCCGACGAGTCCACCACGAAGGTGCCCAGCGCGTTCGCGGCGCCCGCCGCCAGGGTGGCGGCCAGGCCGACCACCACCAGGGCCCCGCTGGCCCCACCAGCCGGCCGGGCGGCCGAGCGCCGCCCCCGGTCGCCCTCCGCCCGGGGTACGGCCGGCAGCGCGGCCAGCGCGGCCCCGGCGGCGGCCACGAACGCCCAACGCCAGCCGGCGGTCAGTGCGACGGTGGGCACCGCCGCGCCGGCCAGCAGGGTGGAGACCGGGATGGCCGCCTGCTTCACGCCGAAGGAGAGCCCCTGCCGGTGGGCGGGCACATGCCGGGCCAGCGCGACGTTGCTGGCGAGCTGCCCGAGCGCGTTCGCGGCGGCGCTGAGCCCGAGCAGGCCGACCAGCACCGGGTACGACCGGGCCAGCCCCGCCACGGCCAGCAGCGAGCCGGCGGAGAGCAGGATGCCGGCGCGGGCCACCACGGCCGCGCCGTACCGCTCGACGAGCACACCGGAGGGGACCGACGCCAGCGCGCTGATCCCGAAGTACACCGACACGGCCAGGCCCAGCCCGGCGGGGGAGAAGCGGAGATCGTGACCCATCTGCACGGCGAGGCCGCCGAGCAGGAAGACCGGCAGGACGCAGGCGATCGTGGTGGCGACGGCACCCGCGCTGACGCGGATGGTGGACCGGGACGAGGGGGGTGCGGGGCGTAGCGCGGTGTCGGTCATGGTGAGCCAAACCTACGCCGGTCGTGTTTCGGTGGCGGCCGTCATGTTTTAGCAGCTGATCGTGTCTGTCGGTGCACGGGCTGTGCCCGGTGATCTGGCATCCTCGACCCGAACAGGCATTTCGCACTCGGCCTGTTTTTCATATGGTGTAAGTCCCCGGCGGCGGAGGTGGTTGTGCGCGACCCCTTGGCGGAACCTTCGGACCTGATCCGAAGTGTCTCCCGCGCGCTTCGAGTGCTCGAGTCGGTCGGCCGTGCGCCGAGGGGACTCACCGTCAAGCAGATCGCCCGTCGGTGCGAGCTGACCGTCGCCACCACGTACCACCTGGTGCGCACCCTGGCGTACGAGGGCTACGTGATCCGGCGGGAGGACGGGACGTACATCGTCGGGTTGGAGGTGGCCGACCGGTACCGGGAGCTGGTGACCGCGTTCCGGGGGCCGCCCGCGGTCGGCGAGTCGCTGCGGCGGGCGGCGGGGGACACCGGCTGGAGCCACTACCTGGGGCGCTTCGTGGGCGGCCAGGTGGCCGTCACGGCGGTCGCCGAGGGGCCGCGCTCGCCGTACCTGGAGGACCTGGTGCCGGGCTTCGACGAGGGGGCGCACGCCACGGCCCTCGGCAAGAGCCTGCTCGCCACGCTCACCGCCGACCAGCGCGTCCGCTACCTGCGCGAGTACGGCATGCGCCCGTTCACCAGCGCCACCCTGACCACCCCCGAGGCGTTCGAGGCCGACCTGGCCGCCGGTGACCGGCGCGGCATGCAGTTGGAGCTGGGGCAGTTCCGCCAGGGGGTGGCCTGCGCGGCCGTGCTGGTCACCCCGGACAAGGACATCGAGCGCCGGGTGGTGCTGGCCTGCGCGCTACCGGCCAGCGAGATGATGACCTCCGCCCGGGTGGTCCGGGCCAAGCTGCTCAGCGCGGCTCGCGCGATCGCCGACGGCCTCGCCACCGAGCACTGACCCGAGCCGATCGAACCCCGGTCACGCCGAAGGGCCCCCTCCCGGCGGGGAAGGGGGCCCTTCGGGGGCGGTCCAGCGCCGAACCGCCCGGAGGAGAGGTCAGCTGCCGATCGGGCCGCCGTCGAGGCGCCAGGTGACCACCACGGCGGGCTTGGCGAAGTCGCCGTCCGGCCAGGTGGAGGCCGGGTTCTCCACCGTCGCACCGGTGATCTCGCCCGGGTGCTGCACCGCCACGAAGACCGAGCGGTTGTCCTTCGTGATGAACGGGCCGCAGGTCTCCGCGCCGTACGGCACGGTGAGGAACTGCTTCAGGTGGCCCCGCTCGGGCCCCTCCAGCGCGGTGGCGAAGAGGCCGTCGTTGCTGCCCAGGGCGTTGCCGTCGGTGGCGATCCAGAGGTTGCCGGTGGTGTCGAAGGCGACGTTGTCCGGGCAGGAGATCGGCGAGACCTTGCTCTTGTCGTACCCGGCGAAGTGGGTGGACGGGTCGGTCGGGTCGCCGCAGACGATCGGCAGCGACCAGGCGAAGGACTCGGCGGTGTTGTCGCCCCGGTCCTCGACCAGCTCCAGGATCTGCCCGTGCTTGTTGAGGTTGCGCGGGTTCGCCTCGTCGGCGGGCGCCTTGCCGGCCTTGCCCCGGTCGGTGTTGTTGGTCAGCGCCACGTACACCTTGCCGGTGAGCTCGCTCGGCTCGACGTCCTCCGGGCGGTCCATCTTGGTCGCGCCGACCTTGTCCGCGGCGAGACGGGTGAAGGTGAGCACGTCGGCCGCGGTCATCCCGTCGACGTACGAGCGGTTGCCGCTGACCAGCTTGATCCACCGGCCCCGGCCGTCGAATGCGCCGTCGGTGGGGAGCGTGCCGGTGCCGTCGATCTCGGCGGCGCTGTTCCCCTCCAGGGCGGCCACGTAGAGCGTGCCGGACTCCAGCAGGGTCAGGTTGTGCCGGCGGGCGACCGTGGAACTGCCCGACATGAACTTCTTGTCCGAGACGAACTTGTAGAGGTAGTCGAACCGCTCGTCGTCGCCCATGTACGCGACCACGCGGCCGTCCTTCGCCACGATCACGTTGGCGCCCTCGTGCTTGAACCGGCCCAGCGCGGTGTGCTTGCGCGGCTTGCTGTCCGGGTCGAACGGGTCGATCTCGACGATCCAGCCGAACCGGTGCGCCTCGTTGGGGTGCTTCGCCAGGTCGACGCGCTCGTCGGCGCGGTCCCACTTGCGGCTGCCGCTCGGGTAGCGCACGTCGGTCGGGATGCCGTACCGGGCCAGCTTCGGCTTCAGCGCCTCCGGCGCAGCGTCGCCGCCGACGAAGTACTGGTTGAAGTTCTCCTCGCCGGAGAGCACGGTGCCCCACGGGGTGACCCCGCCGGCGCAGTTGTTCAACGTGCCGATCACCGTACGACCCTTCGGGTCGGCGGCGGTGCACAGCCAGGCCGAGCCGGCGGCCGGACCGGTCAGCTCGAACTTCGTGGCCAGCGCGGTCACCCGCCGGTTGTACCTGCGGCCGTTGCGTACCGGCCGCCACTGCCCGGTGCTCTCCACCCGCTCCAACTCGACCACGGACATGCCGTGCGCGGCCATCGCCACCCGCAGCTGCTCCACCGAGAGCGCGTCCAGGCCGGTGAAGCCGGGGAACATCAGGTCCTCGTTGGTGTACTCGTGGTTGACCACGAGCAGCGCCCGCTTCCGGTCGATCGGCAGCACGCCGACGAAGTCGTTGTTGTAGCCGAACTGCTTGGCCTGGGCGGCGGCGGTCTGGCCGTGCACCCGGAACTCGGGCGCGTCCGGGACGACCGGGTCACCCCACTTGATCACGACCGCGTGGTCGTACCCGTTCGGAACGACCAGGGTGTCGAGCCGGTTCGGCGGGATCGGCTTGAAGGTCAGCGCGCCGCTGCCCACCCCGCCCGTCGGCGTGCCGGCCCCGGCGGCGCCGGGAACGGCCGGGGCGGCGGGCGCGGCGGCGGCCGGGGCCGCGCCGGCCAGAGCACCCGCGACGGTGCCGCCGAAGCCGAGGACCAGGGCGCCGACCGCGCCGGCCCGGACCACCCCTCGGCGGGAGACCTCGGCCTCGACCAGGTCGCCGAAGTACGGGTTGTCCGACGGGTTCGGCACCGGGTGGTCGCACGCGTTGCCGCAGCGGTACAGGCAGGTCATGGCGTCGCGGCTGCCGTGGCGGGTGGCACCCAGCAACGGGAGCAGCCGGGGACGGTCGCTCATGGAGGGCCTCCTGATAGGACGTCGGTGGCAGGCCGCGGAGCGCCCGCCGGCGTACGGGGCGGAGGCTGCCAGGGCACGGTGAGCTGCGGCCGGCACGGACGTGAACCGGATGTGAACACCCGCGCGGCGAGCCGGGCTGAACCGAACGGCTCCGTCGCGCGTATCCCTCGGCGAAGGCACGCTGGACTCGCCGTACGGGAGCGAGGAGACCGTCATCAGCGACCACGACGCCCAACTGCTGCGCGCGCTGCACGACGAACACGCCGACGCGCTCTACGCGCACGCCCTGCGGCTGGTCAACGGCGACCGGTCGCGCGCCGAGGACCTGGTGCAGGAGACGCTGCTCCGGGCCTGGCGGCACCCCGAGGCGCTGGATCCGCGCCGGGGCTCGATCCGGGCCTGGCTGTTCACCACCGCGCGGAACCTGGCCATCGACGCCTGGCGGCGCCGCTCCACCCGGATCGGTGAGGTCTACACCGACGAGCTGCCGGAGCCCGCCGAGACGGTCGACGAGGCGGAGCGCGCGGTGGAGGCGTGGACCGTCGCCGAGGCGCTGAACCGGCTCAGCCCGACCCACCGCGAGGTGCTGATCGAGTGCTTCTACCAGGGGCGGTCGGTGGCGGAGGCCGCGGCCCGGCTGGGCGTGCCGCCGGGCACGGTGAAGTCGCGCACCCACTACGCGCTGCGCTCACTACGGCTGGTGCTGGCCGAGATGGGGGTGACCGGATGACCCGCTGCGAGTTCGCGTACGACGACGGCGCGTACGTGCTGGGCGCCCTCGCCCCCGCCGAACGGGCCGCCTACGAGCGGCATCTGGCCGGCTGCGCCGACTGCCGCGAGGCGGTGGCCGAGATCGCCGTGCTGCCCGGCCTGCTGGGGCGGCTCGACCCGGCCGGGCTGGAACAGTTCCTGCCGTCGGCGGCGGAGACCTCCCGGGTGCCCGCGCTGCTCGACGCCGCGCGGAGGCAACGGCGTCGCGAGCGGTCCCGGTCCCGGCGAAGGTACGCGCTGACCGCGCTCGCCGCGGCCGTCCTCGCCGTGCTGGTCGGGGTCGGCGGGGTGGCCCTGCTCCGTCCGTCGGCCCCGTCGGCCCCGCCGGTGCCCCTGGCCGCGATGCGCCCGGTCGCCGGCCCGGTCCCGGTGCACGCCGAGATCGGGCTGACCGCCGCCGACTGGGGCACCGAGGTCACCATGCGCTGCGGGTACGACCGGCAGGCGGGGCACCGCGAGGCGTACACCTTCCGGCTGGTGGCGCACGGCCCGGACGGCGCGACGGAGCAGATCGGCTCCTGGCTGGCCGCGCCCGGCGACGACCTGCGGTTCACCGGCGCCACCCGGTTCACCCGGGGTGAGCTGGTCCGTCTCGAACTGCTACGCGCCGACGGGACCCCCGTCCTCGCCTACGACGTCCGCTGATCAGTGGGTCGGGGCGGGGACCGGGGTGGTGGCGGACCGCGCGGCGGCGCGGGTGCGGCGGGCGTTGCGCAGGGCGTCCGCGGTGAACACCACCAGGGCGAGCCAGACCAGGGCGAAGCCGGCCAGCCGGGCCGGCGGCATCGGCTCGTGGTAGATCAGCACCCCGCAGCCGAGCTGGAGGATCGGGCCGACGTACTGCAACATGCCGAGGGTGGACAGCGGCAGGCGGTTCGCCGCCCCGGCGAAGAGCAGCAGCGGGATCGCGGTGACCGCGCCGGCCAGCACCAGCAGCACGGTGTGCCCGGCGGAGACCTGCCCGAACGTCGCCGCGCCGTCGCGGGTCAGCCAGCCCAGGTACGCCAGCGCCGGCAGCGCCAGCACCGCCGACTCGACGAAGAGCCCCTCGGCGGCGGGCAGCGCCAGCCGCTTCTTGACCAGGCCGTACCCGGCGAAGCTGAAGGCCAGCACGAGCGCCAGGTAGGGCGGCCGGCCGTAGTCGACGGTCAGCACCGCCACGGCGAGGCCGCCCACGCCGAGCGCCGCCCACTGCGCCGGGCGCAGCCGCTCGCGTAGCAGGAAGACCCCGATCAGCACGATGACCAGCGGGTTGATGAAGTAGCCGAGGGCGGTTTCCACCACCCGGTCGGAGTTCACCCCGTAGATGTAGGTGCCCCAGTTCACGGCGATCAACGCGGCGGCCGCGCCGACGGCGGCGAGCGCCCGGGGCCGTCGGGCCAGCGCCCGCAGGAAGCCGATGTTGCGCATCGCGGCCAGCACGAGGGCCACGAACACCACCGACCAGACGATCCGGTGGGCGAGGATCTCCA encodes:
- the nuoL gene encoding NADH-quinone oxidoreductase subunit L; protein product: MAAPEGAVTFAQAGGLLGSVWLLVAVPLVSAAILLLLGRRADRWGHWLGVGAIGAAFVLGLTYFLQLRGLENKQVQLSLWQFITVGDLKVDFGLLFDPLAAVFVLLITGVGFLIHLYAVEYMAHDEGRRRFFGYFNLFVAAMLLLVLGNNYVMLYFGWEGVGLASYLLISFWYGRPSAATAGKKAFLMNRVGDAGLAIGIFVLFAQLGSTQYDDVFNGVGALSQTTVLVLGLLLLLGATGKSGQFPLQAWLPDAMEGPTPVSALIHAATMVTAGVYLIARSNPIFSANETLQLVVVSVGAVTLLMGCLIGAAKDDIKRVLAWSTVSQIGYMFVGVGLGGAAYALAIVHLLAHGFFKANMFLGAGSVMHGMHDQVDIRRFGALAKHMKVTWLTFMMGWLAIIGIPPLSGYFSKEPIIAAAFERGDWTSWLFGGAALLGAGLTAFYMTRLFVLTFHGPARWTEDIEHPHESPRLMTVPLILLAIGSIAAGALMATTVPDWLTATAGLGGEHAEHEPVLAHWLITVLSILITVLGAGLAWMLFRNGTATEPQPAGVLVTAARKNLYTDAVNEAVFEKPGIFLTRALVFLDNRGVDGLVNGLAAAVGGGSGRLRRLQTGFVRSYATSILTGALLVVAAFLAVQAGWLA
- a CDS encoding NADH-quinone oxidoreductase subunit M, which codes for MSNFPFLSVLTVAPLVGALVVALLPRRRPDLAKLVAFGWSLLVLVLSVVMWIAFQADGDRFQFRESYAWIPNWGVNFTFAADGIALVMLMLIAILVPLVILASWHDAESSKRSVPVYFALLLILECTMIGVFAAADVFLFYVFFEVMLVPMYFLIGSYGGHQRQYAAVKFFLYSLVGGLFMLAAVIGLWVVGGKTFDWQALSQAEIATNTARWLFLGFFLAFAIKAPFFPFHTWLPDAGGAAPAGAAALLVGVLDKVGTFGILRYCLPLFPEASRWFAPWALALGLIGIIYAALLAVGQNDLKRLVSYTSIAHFGFIGVGIFAFTTQAGTGAVLYMLNHGLATGLLFLVVGMLIARRGSALISDFGGAGKLVPVLAGVLFFAGLASLALPGTAPFISEFLVLIGTFTTNKPVAVIATLGIILAAAYVLWMVQRTTQGTLNPALTEVEGMRRDLSLREKIVVAPLIALIVLLGFYPKPVTDVINPAVKATMQDVGRTDPAPTVGSVQEAAK
- the nuoN gene encoding NADH-quinone oxidoreductase subunit NuoN — translated: MTELKLPSIDYAALAPILIMLGAALFGVLVEAFVPRRLRNPVQLLLALAAVFAALTMVILNADDRLLTAGQAIAVDGPTLFLQGAILILAAMALLLIGERAVERGGAFVAHAAVTADSVDDRRQAERAGGTTEVYPLTTFAIGGMLIFVAANDLLTMFIALEVFSLPLYLLCALARRRRLLSQEAALKYFMLGAYASAFFLFGVALIYGFTSGVPGRSAGVDFATVHVAVTESSSSQVLLFAGMALLAIGLLFKAAAAPFHVWTPDVYQGAPTPVTGFMAACTKVAAFGALLRVFHVAFAGAAWDFTPVLGALAVLTMLVGAVLAVTQTDIKRLLAYSSIANAGYLLVGVLAPSKDGLSGTMFYLVAYGFSVLAAFAVVTLVRDADGEATHLSRWAGLGRRSPFFAAIFTFILLAFAGIPLTSGFTSKFAIFAPALDANQTWLVIAGVLTSMVLAFPYLRVVVMMWLSEPGESTPTVAIPGALTSAALVIGVLATLVLGVAPAPLLDLANGAAEFVR
- a CDS encoding polyprenyl synthetase family protein; this encodes MVEGVVIPAGERSGVTGSGGRRRPDGTGQFGALGLDLADPRVEASVLGLLDQVESELRASVASADPLVTEAARHLLEAGGKRFRPLLVALGAQFGDPTCAQVVPAAVVMELTHLATLYHDDVMDEAAVRRGAPSANSRWTNSVAILVGDYLFARAADIAADLGPEAVRLQARTFARLVHGQIAETVGPRDADPVAHYLQVIAEKTGSLIATSARFGGMFGGASAEHIEALAGYGEIIGVAFQLSDDLLDIASESMQSGKTPGTDLREGVPTLPVLYALASDDSDAASVRLREILATGPLVDEALHAEALGLLRESPALKRARETVRGYAEDARARLAPLPDGPARSALESLCDYIADRTS
- a CDS encoding MFS transporter; amino-acid sequence: MTDTALRPAPPSSRSTIRVSAGAVATTIACVLPVFLLGGLAVQMGHDLRFSPAGLGLAVSVYFGISALASVPSGVLVERYGAAVVARAGILLSAGSLLAVAGLARSYPVLVGLLGLSAAANALGQLASNVALARHVPAHRQGLSFGVKQAAIPVSTLLAGAAVPTVALTAGWRWAFVAAAGAALAALPAVPRAEGDRGRRSAARPAGGASGALVVVGLAATLAAGAANALGTFVVDSSAGRGLSPALAGLTLTLGSAVCVVARVGAGWLADRRATGHVALIAGMLVVGAVGLALLALAGAVPLVAGVVLGFGLGWAWPGLMNFAVVKLHPQAPAAATSITQTGVYAGGCLGPLGLGAVAGQLGYPSMWATAAVAMLVAAVLMLAASRLLSRR
- a CDS encoding IclR family transcriptional regulator → MRDPLAEPSDLIRSVSRALRVLESVGRAPRGLTVKQIARRCELTVATTYHLVRTLAYEGYVIRREDGTYIVGLEVADRYRELVTAFRGPPAVGESLRRAAGDTGWSHYLGRFVGGQVAVTAVAEGPRSPYLEDLVPGFDEGAHATALGKSLLATLTADQRVRYLREYGMRPFTSATLTTPEAFEADLAAGDRRGMQLELGQFRQGVACAAVLVTPDKDIERRVVLACALPASEMMTSARVVRAKLLSAARAIADGLATEH